From the genome of Elusimicrobiota bacterium:
TGATACCCCGTCTTTCAAAAAATTAAAGATCTTTTTTGTTCTTTCTTCTTTCAATAATTCCTGGTCCAAATCACTAATGCATTCCGGATGCGCCAATATTAACTGCATTATTTCTTCTTCAGCGTTTCTTAGCCTTGTATGTTTTTGTTGGGCACCGCTTTCCTGAAATTCGCTCTTTAAAGGAGCCTTTTTTACAAGACGGCGCAGCTCCGAAATTACAGCATCTTCCCTCACATTTATTTTTTCCGAAACGTGCTTTATCGCTTCACTTCTTAGAATCAGGTTTTTTATTTTAGCTACGAAAGGGAGGATGTCGTTAACCGCCTTCACTTTAGATTCAACTGTTTGAACCCCGAATTTGTCTATTGCATCTTTTATCATAAAATCTATGAAAGATTTTTTCTCTTTTTCTAAAAGATTTGAAAAACTTTCTTTTCCTTCCTTCAAAAGATACTCGTCAAGGTCTATTCCCGCAGGAAGGCTTGCTGTTTTTATGGAAATTTCGCTGTCTAAAAGAGTTTCTATCGCCCTTTTAGTTGCTTCATTTCCGGCTTTATCCGAATCAAATAACAAAATGACGTTTTCGCAATATCGTTTTAAAATATGAGAATGCTGCGCCGTTAAAGATGTTCCCAAGGTCGCAACAGAAGTTGAAAGGCCGAATTGATGAGAAACAATCACATCAATATATCCCTCAAGGACAATTACTTCATTAGTCTTTCTTAAAGCCGGCAAAGCCTGAAATAAGCCGTATAACTGTTGTGACTTTGAATATACCGAAGTTTCCGGGGTATTAAGGTATTTCGGATCATCATCCTTTAACGTGCGCCCGCCGAAAGCAATTACTCTCCCCTGCGAATCAAAAATAGGGAAAAC
Proteins encoded in this window:
- a CDS encoding toprim domain-containing protein, with translation MKTFQLGFAPKDSLIRSAEKKGISKEQLVSAGLVTKTERGNYFEYMSDRVVFPIFDSQGRVIAFGGRTLKDDDPKYLNTPETSVYSKSQQLYGLFQALPALRKTNEVIVLEGYIDVIVSHQFGLSTSVATLGTSLTAQHSHILKRYCENVILLFDSDKAGNEATKRAIETLLDSEISIKTASLPAGIDLDEYLLKEGKESFSNLLEKEKKSFIDFMIKDAIDKFGVQTVESKVKAVNDILPFVAKIKNLILRSEAIKHVSEKINVREDAVISELRRLVKKAPLKSEFQESGAQQKHTRLRNAEEEIMQLILAHPECISDLDQELLKEERTKKIFNFLKDGVSVPEIIEELEEQDRVWFREILLEEKEYTFPDQTLSNLTKDIRNKELENTRQELEKEIIMMRNGTIPYDNKKFELFKELTIQLKGSGK